The following proteins come from a genomic window of Drosophila sulfurigaster albostrigata strain 15112-1811.04 chromosome X, ASM2355843v2, whole genome shotgun sequence:
- the LOC133849342 gene encoding uncharacterized protein LOC133849342 isoform X1: MQTEPLHQLTLLEEHCFTADKLHKLITDLRHLQRLDIIAHRVMLNEAKLGQVAASCPSLKILDISGIKLHNEFFEFSRCLVEATLKNRSQPLALYCHNTDENEKLIQRHFKHPNLRISFKPLEPENVDWGMVRLHLKPLDPSWIP; the protein is encoded by the exons ATGCAAACTGAGCCACTGCACCAATTGACATTGTTGGAAGAACATTGTTTCACAGCCGATAAACTACACAAACTGATTACGGATTTAAGACACTTGCAGCGACTGGATATCATCGCCCATCGGGTGATGTTGAATGAGGCAAAGCTGGGGCAAGTAGCAGCCAGCTGTCCATCGCTAAAGATCCTGGATATATCAGGCATAAAGCTGCACAATGAATTCTTTGAATTTAGCCGGTGTCTCGTGGAGGCGACACTGAAGAATCGTTCTCAGCCCTTAGCATTGTATTGCCACAACACAGATGAAAACGAAAAGCTG ATACAGCGTCACTTCAAGCATCCAAATCTGAGGATTTCTTTTAAGCCTTTAGAACCGGAAAACGTCGACTGGGGTATGGTGCGACTGCATTTGAAACCGTTGGACCCATCCTGGATTCCATAA
- the LOC133849342 gene encoding uncharacterized protein LOC133849342 isoform X2 — MAIPHDHIMQTEPLHQLTLLEEHCFTADKLHKLITDLRHLQRLDIIAHRVMLNEAKLGQVAASCPSLKILDISGIKLHNEFFEFSRCLVEATLKNRSQPLALYCHNTDENEKLRHFKHPNLRISFKPLEPENVDWGMVRLHLKPLDPSWIP; from the exons ATGGCAATACCGCATGACCACATTATGCAAACTGAGCCACTGCACCAATTGACATTGTTGGAAGAACATTGTTTCACAGCCGATAAACTACACAAACTGATTACGGATTTAAGACACTTGCAGCGACTGGATATCATCGCCCATCGGGTGATGTTGAATGAGGCAAAGCTGGGGCAAGTAGCAGCCAGCTGTCCATCGCTAAAGATCCTGGATATATCAGGCATAAAGCTGCACAATGAATTCTTTGAATTTAGCCGGTGTCTCGTGGAGGCGACACTGAAGAATCGTTCTCAGCCCTTAGCATTGTATTGCCACAACACAGATGAAAACGAAAAGCTG CGTCACTTCAAGCATCCAAATCTGAGGATTTCTTTTAAGCCTTTAGAACCGGAAAACGTCGACTGGGGTATGGTGCGACTGCATTTGAAACCGTTGGACCCATCCTGGATTCCATAA